A genomic window from Sphingomonas taxi includes:
- a CDS encoding L,D-transpeptidase family protein: MKMVLATALLAGAALAAPTIAQRTVAQPVPQAVPQPAAPALDRNILHVQVILDSLGFGPGVLDGKGGQSLTAALKGFQEAKGLPRTGKPDAATLQALYPYRAKRPTARFVLTREALAGPYYNPLPKDYGEQAKLPSLGYATPMEKLAEMFHTQPAVLIALNSPDTRLKVGNTIVVPNALPASRAYDPKLPDHWRQTLNMLNVDANQPVADHIVVDKSEKVLRVLDKDDKLIAQFSATMGSEHDPLPLGTWKIYGADYNPKFHYNPALFWDAKKGDQKEMLPPGPNGPVGVVWLDLSKEHYGIHGTPHPELIGRTESHGCIRLTNWDVARLAQMVKPGTKAVFQA; the protein is encoded by the coding sequence ATGAAGATGGTTCTGGCTACGGCGCTGCTTGCGGGCGCCGCGCTCGCCGCCCCGACGATCGCACAACGGACGGTCGCACAGCCGGTCCCCCAGGCGGTCCCCCAGCCGGCCGCCCCGGCGCTCGATCGCAACATCCTCCATGTGCAGGTGATCCTCGACTCGCTCGGTTTCGGTCCGGGCGTGCTCGACGGCAAGGGCGGCCAGTCGCTCACCGCCGCACTCAAGGGCTTCCAGGAGGCCAAGGGCCTGCCGCGCACCGGCAAGCCCGATGCCGCGACGTTGCAGGCGCTCTACCCGTATCGCGCCAAGCGCCCCACCGCGCGCTTCGTGCTGACCCGCGAGGCGCTCGCCGGGCCGTATTACAACCCGCTGCCCAAGGATTATGGCGAACAGGCCAAGCTGCCGAGCCTCGGCTATGCCACGCCGATGGAAAAGCTGGCGGAGATGTTCCACACCCAGCCGGCGGTGCTGATCGCGCTCAACTCGCCCGACACGCGACTCAAGGTCGGCAATACGATCGTCGTTCCGAACGCCTTGCCCGCCAGCCGCGCCTACGATCCCAAGCTGCCGGACCACTGGCGCCAGACGCTCAACATGCTCAATGTCGACGCCAACCAGCCGGTCGCCGATCATATCGTCGTCGACAAGTCGGAGAAGGTGCTCCGCGTCCTCGACAAGGACGACAAGCTGATCGCGCAGTTCAGCGCCACGATGGGCTCGGAACACGACCCGCTTCCGCTCGGCACTTGGAAGATCTACGGCGCCGACTACAATCCCAAGTTCCACTATAACCCTGCGCTGTTCTGGGACGCCAAGAAAGGCGATCAGAAGGAGATGCTGCCGCCGGGGCCGAACGGTCCGGTCGGCGTCGTCTGGCTCGATCTGTCGAAGGAGCATTATGGCATTCACGGCACGCCGCATCCCGAGCTGATCGGCCGCACCGAAAGCCACGGCTGCATCCGCCTGACCAACTGGGACGTCGCGCGCCTCGCGCAGATGGTGAAGCCGGGGACCAAGGCGGTGTTCCAGGCGTGA
- the thiE gene encoding thiamine phosphate synthase: MTEDDPLGPLDPDFAANFRRNDRRPPCQLYLISPLDVTGGFADRLARALDAGPVAAFQFRVKDVDQHIAAKLAEPLQRICADHEVAFIVNDSIALAKRLGADGVHLGQEDGDPREARDALGPEVQIGVTCHDSRHLAMEAGEGGADYVAFGAFYPTTTKAVEHHPEPSILSWWASMFELPSVAIGGITPANAPALVAAGADFLAVSGAVWGGDEAAAVRAFAEVLRG, translated from the coding sequence ATGACCGAAGACGATCCGCTTGGCCCCCTCGATCCTGATTTCGCCGCCAACTTCCGGCGCAACGACCGCCGGCCGCCGTGCCAGCTCTATCTGATCTCGCCGCTCGACGTGACGGGCGGTTTCGCCGACCGGCTGGCGCGCGCGCTCGATGCCGGCCCGGTCGCCGCCTTCCAGTTCCGCGTCAAGGACGTCGACCAGCATATCGCCGCCAAGCTCGCCGAGCCGTTGCAGCGAATCTGCGCCGATCATGAGGTCGCGTTCATCGTCAACGACAGTATCGCGCTGGCGAAGCGGCTCGGCGCCGATGGCGTCCATCTTGGCCAGGAGGACGGCGACCCGCGCGAGGCGCGCGACGCGCTCGGGCCGGAGGTGCAGATCGGCGTGACCTGTCACGACAGCCGTCATCTCGCGATGGAAGCCGGTGAGGGCGGCGCGGACTATGTCGCCTTCGGCGCCTTCTATCCGACGACGACCAAGGCGGTCGAACATCACCCCGAACCCTCGATCCTGTCGTGGTGGGCGTCGATGTTCGAGCTGCCCAGCGTCGCGATCGGCGGCATCACGCCGGCCAATGCGCCGGCACTGGTCGCGGCGGGAGCGGACTTTCTTGCCGTATCCGGCGCGGTATGGGGCGGCGACGAGGCGGCCGCGGTGCGGGCGTTCGCCGAGGTGCTGCGCGGCTGA
- a CDS encoding class I fructose-bisphosphate aldolase, translating to MTTTVTPAVKVILDKYEATSPAVKANLARILMQGKLGGTGKLVILPVDQGFEHGPARSFAVNPPAYDPHYHYQIAIDAGLSAYAAPLGPLEAGADTFAGQIPTILKLNSSNSWATTIDQAVTASVSDALRLGCAAIGFTIYPGSDGIFEQMEEIRELSEEAKSVGIATVIWSYPRGGKLSKDGELALDVGAYAAHMAALLGAHIIKVKLPSAHIEQEEAKRVYEGTDWSNQADRVRHVVQASFAGRRIVVFSGGAAKGADAVYQDARDILAGGGNGSIIGRNTFQRSREDALDMLGKLIAIYKGEAA from the coding sequence ATGACCACCACCGTCACCCCCGCCGTCAAGGTGATCCTCGACAAATACGAAGCGACCAGCCCCGCGGTGAAGGCGAACCTCGCCCGCATCCTGATGCAGGGCAAATTGGGCGGCACCGGCAAGCTGGTGATCCTGCCCGTCGATCAGGGCTTCGAGCACGGCCCGGCGCGCTCCTTCGCGGTCAACCCGCCCGCCTATGACCCGCATTACCATTACCAGATCGCGATCGACGCCGGCCTGTCGGCCTATGCCGCGCCGCTCGGGCCGCTCGAGGCGGGCGCCGACACCTTCGCCGGGCAGATCCCCACGATCCTCAAGCTCAACAGCTCGAACAGCTGGGCGACCACCATCGATCAGGCGGTGACCGCCAGCGTCTCCGACGCGTTGCGCCTCGGCTGCGCCGCGATCGGCTTCACCATCTATCCGGGCTCGGACGGCATCTTCGAGCAGATGGAGGAGATCCGCGAGCTCAGCGAGGAGGCCAAGTCGGTCGGCATCGCCACCGTGATCTGGAGCTATCCGCGCGGCGGCAAGCTGTCGAAGGACGGCGAGCTGGCACTCGACGTCGGCGCCTATGCCGCGCACATGGCGGCGCTGCTCGGCGCTCACATCATCAAGGTGAAGCTGCCGTCCGCGCATATCGAGCAGGAGGAGGCCAAGCGCGTCTATGAGGGCACCGACTGGTCCAACCAGGCCGACCGCGTCCGCCACGTCGTGCAGGCGAGCTTCGCCGGCCGCCGCATCGTCGTCTTCTCGGGCGGCGCCGCCAAGGGCGCCGACGCGGTCTATCAGGACGCGCGCGACATTCTGGCGGGCGGCGGCAACGGCTCGATCATCGGCCGCAACACCTTCCAGCGCAGCCGCGAGGACGCGCTCGACATGCTCGGCAAGCTGATCGCCATCTACAAGGGCGAGGCGGCCTGA
- a CDS encoding type II toxin-antitoxin system PemK/MazF family toxin, whose translation MEIAHGAIALVDGPDGEAARPCVVVQSDLFNATHATITVCPLTNVIGGEALFRVVMSPREHNGLTAECEVQIDRISSVARERITRVIGHASPTRMEQIDQALRRWLML comes from the coding sequence GTGGAGATAGCGCATGGCGCCATCGCGCTGGTCGACGGACCTGACGGCGAAGCGGCGCGGCCCTGCGTCGTCGTCCAGTCCGACCTGTTCAACGCGACGCATGCGACGATCACCGTCTGTCCGCTGACCAACGTCATCGGCGGCGAGGCCCTGTTCCGGGTGGTGATGTCGCCGCGCGAGCACAATGGCCTGACCGCGGAATGCGAGGTGCAGATCGACCGGATCTCCAGCGTCGCGCGCGAGCGGATCACCCGGGTGATCGGTCACGCCAGCCCCACCCGCATGGAGCAGATCGACCAGGCGCTGCGCCGCTGGCTGATGCTCTGA
- the relB gene encoding type II toxin-antitoxin system RelB family antitoxin gives MLGVRLDTELEERLAAVARTQGRSKSDIAREAVRRYVDLHDDAYRREARRQSTRASARASVEDVVFWQDGAAWR, from the coding sequence ATGCTCGGCGTACGACTCGATACCGAATTGGAAGAGCGGCTCGCCGCGGTCGCGCGCACCCAGGGGCGCAGCAAGAGCGATATCGCACGCGAGGCGGTGCGCCGCTACGTCGATCTGCACGACGACGCCTATCGTCGCGAGGCCCGCCGCCAGTCGACCCGCGCCTCCGCCCGCGCCTCGGTCGAGGATGTCGTGTTCTGGCAGGACGGTGCCGCGTGGAGATAG
- a CDS encoding TlpA family protein disulfide reductase, translating into MRLLHLASALALATTPVVSAEAAPRSGLIGQPAPDFELTLIDGGKVRLADLRGQVVVLNFWATWCGPCRRELPLLDGYYRLQKQHGLRVFAVATEDSVPARLMKPLFAAMAITPTKRVKGRYALIGGAVPTNYIIDRAGIVRYAKAAAFDLDDLNTILTPLLNEAPPA; encoded by the coding sequence ATGCGGCTGCTTCATCTGGCCTCGGCCTTGGCGCTGGCGACCACGCCCGTCGTGTCGGCGGAGGCCGCGCCGCGGTCCGGACTGATCGGCCAGCCGGCGCCCGATTTCGAACTGACGCTGATCGATGGCGGCAAGGTCAGGCTCGCCGATCTGCGCGGTCAGGTCGTCGTGCTCAACTTCTGGGCGACGTGGTGCGGGCCGTGCCGCCGCGAATTGCCGCTGCTCGACGGCTATTATCGCCTGCAGAAGCAGCATGGGCTGCGCGTCTTCGCGGTGGCGACGGAGGATTCGGTGCCGGCGCGGCTGATGAAGCCGCTGTTCGCGGCGATGGCGATCACGCCGACCAAGCGGGTCAAGGGCCGCTACGCGCTGATCGGCGGGGCGGTGCCGACCAATTACATCATCGATCGCGCTGGGATCGTCCGCTACGCCAAGGCGGCGGCCTTCGACCTGGACGACCTCAACACGATCCTGACACCCTTGTTGAACGAGGCGCCGCCCGCCTGA